One part of the Vicia villosa cultivar HV-30 ecotype Madison, WI linkage group LG6, Vvil1.0, whole genome shotgun sequence genome encodes these proteins:
- the LOC131614282 gene encoding uncharacterized protein LOC131614282, with the protein MDSDDSDNYDQEFWELVEEEFMDDSDEEQEVQNEHQSGSSSRPKRRTTIDRGREEGHNRLFNDYFSENPVYIDFQFRRRFRMHRHVFLRIVDALGNYDEYFQMRVDATGKMGLSPLQKCTSAIRMLAYGSAADIVDEYVRIGESTSIECLQRFVQGVNVVFGVEYLRKPNNTDVEHLLQMGESRGFPGMLGSIDCMHWEWKNCPVAWKGQFCRGDHGKPTIMLEAVASQDLWIWHAFFGIAGSNNDINVLNQSNVFNDILEGHAPNVQYTINGTPYNMGDYLADGIYPEWATFVKTISMPRGEKKKLFAQYQESARKYVELAFGVLQSRFAIIRGPARAWHMDTLKHTIYACIILHNMIVQDERHTYGGNIDYSYDNVDDNNSTTETFSGPHPNLATRLQRRASIREKQVHRQLQGDLVEYIWERFGHVDDEI; encoded by the coding sequence ATGGATTCAGACGATTCAGATAATTACGATCAAGAATTTTGGGAGTTGGTTGAAGAAGAATTTATGGACGACAGTGATGAAGAACAAGAGGTTCAAAATGAACATCAATCTGGAAGTTCCTCTAGGCCAAAGAGAAGAACAACGATAGATCGAGGTCGTGAAGAAGGGCATAATCGATTATTCAATGACTACTTCTCAGAAAATCCAGTATACATAGATTTTCAATTCCGAAGAAGGTTCAGAATGCATAGGCATGTATTTCTTCGAATTGTAGATGCCCTTGGAAATTATGATGAATATTTCCAAATGAGGGTTGATGCAACTGGTAAAATGGGTCTTTCACCATTGCAGAAATGTACATCTGCTATTCGTATGTTGGCGTATGGGTCTGCTGCTGACATTGTAGACGAATATGTTCGAATCGGTGAAAGCACTTCAATTGAGTGCTTACAAAGATTCGTTCAAGGCGTGAATGTTGTATTTGGGGTTGAGTATTTGAGAAAGCCTAACAACACTGATGTTGAACATCTTTTACAAATGGGAGAGTCACGTGGCTTTCCAGGTATGTTGGGTTCCATTGATTGTATGCATTGGGAATGGAAAAATTGTCCTGTTGCATGGAAAGGACAGTTTTGTCGAGGTGATCATGGTAAGCCCACAATCATGCTTGAAGCAGTGGCATCACAAGACTTATGGATTTGGCATGCTTTTTTTGGTATTGCAGGTTCAAACAATGATATTAATGTGCTAAATCAATCCAACGTGTTTAACGATATTTTGGAAGGACATGCTCCCAATGTGCAATATACAATCAATGGGACACCATATAACATGGGGGATTATTTAGCAGATGGTATATATCCCGAGTGGGCTACATTTGTCAAGACCATTTCAATGCCACggggagaaaagaaaaagttatttGCTCAATATCAAGAATCAGCTAGAAAATATGTGGAGCTGGCATTTGGAGTGCTTCAATCTCGATTTGCAATTATACGTGGCCCAGCACGTGCCTGGCACATGGACACCCTCAAGCATACCATATATGCATGCATAATATTACACAACATGATTGTTCAAGACGAACGACATACATATGGAGGTAATATTGATTACTCTTATGATAATGTGGATGACAACAACTCAACAACCGAAACATTTAGCGGTCCTCATCCGAATCTTGCAACAAGACTACAAAGAAGAGCAAGTATTCGAGAAAAACAAGTTCATCGTCAACTTCAAGGAGATTTAGTCGAGTATATTTGGGAACGTTTTGGTCATGTAGATGATgaaatttaa